The Miscanthus floridulus cultivar M001 chromosome 7, ASM1932011v1, whole genome shotgun sequence genome includes a region encoding these proteins:
- the LOC136468076 gene encoding pentatricopeptide repeat-containing protein At3g62890-like, protein MQWPTAALQLLRRPSLSAAQLRQVDAHLLSSFSHLLADRFLPNQLLRSLLPAHPLGALRLFPRLRRILPDFRPNNYTFSFLLKAAADSSAPASLGPDSPFGAHAIVPSLHALAVVLAWDAHAYVANGLIHAYATHGVLPSARRLFVDAVASRAADVCSWTSLLTACAKSGQVDEARALFDGMPRRNDVAWSAMLSAYVAAGSFTDAVRLFEDMLRSGVRPNRAAVVGVLAACGALGALDQGRWVHALLVGAHGDGPAAMDGVVATALVDMYAKCGSLDTARQVFAAAPRGQRDVFTHTAMISGLSDHGRCGEAIELFGQMQAEGVRPNEVTFICVLTACGRAGLVGRAKEVFRSMAAVHGMEPGVEHYGCLVDVLGRAGLLAEAMEAVRSMPMRPDSYVLGALLNACAAHGDVEAGEQVVRWLAELGLDHSGVHVQLSNMYAGWSKWEEVLKVRRNMEDRKVAKVPGCSMLEVDGMACEFVVGDRSHPQMREVMSAIRDLHGQLRQLDHDCCYLTMEMELQLS, encoded by the coding sequence ATGCAATGGCCGACGGCGGCGCTGCAGCTGCTGCGCCGGCCGTCGCTGAGCGCCGCTCAGCTCCGGCAGGTGGACGCGCACCTGCTCAGCTCTTTCTCGCACCTCCTTGCCGACCGGTTCCTTCCCAACCAGCTCCTCCGCTCGCTGCTCCCGGCGCACCCGCTCGGCGCCCTCCGCCTGTTCCCGCGCCTCCGCCGCATCCTCCCCGACTTCCGGCCGAACAACTacaccttctccttcctccttaaAGCTGCCGCTGATTCGTCAGCGCCAGCGTCTCTGGGACCGGACTCCCCTTTCGGCGCCCACGCCATCGTCCCCTCTCTCCATGCCCTCGCCGTTGTCCTGGCCTGGGACGCCCACGCCTACGTCGCCAACGGCCTCATCCACGCCTACGCCACTCACGGCGTCCTGCCCTCCGCCCGCCGCCTCTTCGTAGACGCCGTCGCCTCCCGCGCGGCCGACGTGTGCTCCTGGACGTCACTCCTCACTGCCTGCGCGAAGTCCGGGCAGGTGGACGAGGCGCGCGCCCTGTTCGACGGAATGCCCCGCAGGAACGACGTCGCCTGGAGCGCCATGCTGAGCGCCTACGTGGCCGCGGGCAGCTTCACCGACGCCGTGCGGCTGTTCGAGGACATGCTCAGGTCCGGCGTCCGCCCCAACAGGGCGGCGGTGGTCGGGGTGCTGGCCGCCTGCGGGGCGCTCGGGGCGCTGGACCAGGGCAGGTGGGTGCACGCCTTGCTGGTTGGCGCCCACGGTGATGGTCCAGCAGCGATGGACGGCGTCGTGGCGACGGCGCTGGTGGACATGTATGCCAAGTGCGGGAGCCTGGACACGGCGAGACAGGTGTTTGCGGCGGCCCCACGGGGGCAGCGGGACGTGTTCACCCACACGGCCATGATCTCGGGGCTCTCGGACCACGGCCGCTGCGGGGAGGCGATCGAGCTGTTCGGGCAGATGCAGGCGGAAGGGGTGCGCCCCAACGAGGTGACCTTTATCTGCGTGCTCACCGCCTGCGGCCGCGCGGGCCTCGTCGGCCGCGCCAAGGAGGTGTTCCGCAGCATGGCGGCGGTGCACGGCATGGAGCCCGGCGTGGAGCACTACGGGTGCCTGGTGGACGTcctgggccgcgctgggctgctGGCGGAGGCCATGGAGGCCGTGCGATCGATGCCGATGAGGCCTGACTCGTACGTGTTGGGCGCGCTGCTGAATGCTTGCGCGGCGCACGGCGACGTGGAGGCCGGGGAGCAGGTGGTGCGGTGGCTGGCGGAGCTGGGGCTGGACCACAGCGGGGTGCACGTGCAGCTGTCCAACATGTACGCCGGGTGGAGCAAGTGGGAGGAGGTGCTCAAGGTCCGCCGGAACATGGAGGACAGGAAGGTGGCCAAGGTGCCTGGGTGCAGCATGCTAGAGGTGGATGGCATGGCTTGCGAGTTTGTGGTCGGCGACCGCTCGCATCCGCAGATGCGGGAGGTCATGTCAGCCATTAGAGACCTCCACGGGCAGCTCCGGCAGTTGGACCACGACTGTTGTTACCTCACCATGGAAATGGAGCTCCAGCTTAGCTAA
- the LOC136468079 gene encoding protein BRICK1, whose translation MGRGGGMGNPVNVGIAVQADWENREFISNISLNVRRLFDFLLRFEATTKSKLATLNEKLDILERKLEVLEVQVSSATTNPSVFN comes from the exons ATGGGTCGCGGCGGCGGGATGGGGAACCCGGTCAACGTGGGCATCGCAGTGCAGGCAGACTGGGAGAACCGCGAGTTCATCTCCAACATATCCCTCAACGTCCGACGCCTCTTCGACTTCCTCCTCAGATTCG AAGCTACGACAAAGAGCAAGCTGGCAACTTTGAACGAGAAGCTTGACATCCTAGAGCGGAAGCTGGAGGTGCTTGAAGTTCAAGTGAGCAGCGCGACGACCAACCCTTCTGTCTTCAACTAG
- the LOC136468077 gene encoding small ribosomal subunit protein mS86 (rPPR1)-like produces MYKQIDDNSLIPYTTSYSWSVAWKKGKASVSSGSGVTTFELRKGAFCISLLSFGLRSLWAVRPSVRRGQSSPVGSQSPPPRLSSPTMASAALCRSPSLLSRRHLLVRLLSTQTQLVTPPMPTTPADLSRLKSSIRDAATSPDALATLFLSGLPHPAFLADRPLFALSVHRLASAGRRDLVASVLSSSLTALPSPHPSEGFLLRLISLYSAAGMPDHSLTVFRLVNPPSDRALSALLSAYHDNRLYDRAVRAFNTLPADLGIKPGLVSHNVLLKALVASGDVAAARTAFHEMPDTAGVQPDIVSCNEILKGYLNAGDDAAFDQLVKEITGPKRRLKPNVGTYNLRMALLCSKGRSFEAEELLDAMGANGVPPNRSSFNTVIKGLCNEGEVGAAMALFKRMPEVPRQNSKGVSPNFETYIMLLEALVNKSLFDPALEVCKECLHNKWAPPFQAIKGLVQGLLKSRKAKHAREVLMAMRKAVKGDAKQEWIKVEAQFPMLLADKKV; encoded by the coding sequence ATGTATAAGCAGATTGATGACAATTCATTAATTCCATACACAACTAGCTACTCATGGTCAGTCGCCTGGAAAAAGGGCAAAGCTTCCGTTTCATCAGGGTCAGGGGTGACAACATTTGAGCTTCGGAAAGGGGCATTTTGCATTTCGTTGCTTTCTTTTGGACTTCGGAGCTTGTgggccgtccgtccgtccgtgagGAGAGGTCAGTCCAGTCCAGTGGGCTCCCAGTCCCCTCCCCCGCGCCTCAGCTCGCCCACCATGGCCTCCGCCGCCCTCTGCCGGAGCCCCTCCCTGCTgagccgccgccacctcctcgtCCGCCTCCTCTCCACGCAGACCCAGCTCGTTACCCCACCGATGCCCACCACCCCGGCGGACCTCTCCCGCCTCAAGTCCTCCATCCGCGACGCCGCCACCAGCCCGGACGCGCTCGCCACCCTCTTCCTCTCGGGCCTCCCGCACCCGGCCTTCCTCGCCGACCGCCCGCTCTTCGCGCTCTCCGTGCACCGCCTCGCCTCCGCGGGCCGCCGCGACCTCGTCGCCtccgtcctctcctcctccctcaccGCCCTCCCCAGCCCGCACCCGTCCGAGGGTTTCCTCCTCCGCCTCATCTCCCTCTACTCCGCCGCCGGCATGCCCGACCACTCCCTCACCGTCTTCCGCCTCGTCAACCCGCCCTCCGACCGCGCCCTCTCCGCGCTCCTCTCCGCCTACCACGACAACCGCCTCTACGACCGCGCCGTCCGGGCCTTCAACACCCTCCCCGCCGACCTCGGCATCAAGCCGGGACTCGTCTCCCACAACGTCCTCCTCAAGGCCCTCGTCGCCAGCGGGGACGTCGCAGCCGCCCGCACCGCGTTCCACGAAATGCCTGACACGGCTGGCGTCCAGCCGGACATCGTCTCCTGCAACGAGATCCTCAAGGGCTACCTCAACGCCGGCGACGATGCCGCCTTCGATCAGCTAGTTAAGGAGATCACTGGTCCCAAGAGGCGGCTCAAGCCCAATGTCGGGACCTACAACCTCCGGATGGCCCTGCTGTGCTCCAAAGGCAGGAGCTTTGAAGCTGAAGAGCTGCTGGATGCCATGGGGGCAAACGGCGTCCCGCCCAACCGCTCGAGCTTCAACACTGTCATCAAGGGGCTCTGCAACGAAGGGGAGGTGGGTGCTGCCATGGCTCTCTTCAAGAGGATGCCGGAGGTGCCCAGGCAGAACAGCAAAGGGGTCTCCCCCAACTTTGAGACCTACATCATGCTGCTCGAGGCCCTTGTCAACAAGAGTTTGTTTGATCCTGCCCTGGAGGTCTGCAAGGAGTGCCTGCACAACAAGTGGGCGCCGCCGTTCCAAGCTATCAAAGGTTTGGTTCAGGGTTTGCTCAAGAGCAGGAAGGCCAAGCACGCAAGGGAGGTTCTCATGGCCATGAGAAAGGCTGTCAAGGGTGACGCCAAACAGGAGTGGATCAAGGTTGAGGCTCAGTTCCCGATGTTGCTCGCTGACAAGAAAGTCTAA